In one window of Paraflavitalea soli DNA:
- a CDS encoding glycosyl hydrolase family 28-related protein, whose protein sequence is MNTYQIIRVALLILTGPPTFAQQANHAPDVSPQVFHVTTARTLPGEAVLVRGEYLDQISKIEVSRLPDDNVRNATPGYIPLPHEDQPLDLNGTDKRSKPITSNPVTVDRLLQNAQSVKFIIPSDWLPGVYSVQLTDKQNNKTSFYINVPIVNWVISEEGLKAIPGDYLRVQGKNLLRNSADAQVVLIGDNNTQVVRTRITKAFDDYSVSVNIPANVQPGKYHLYYHNGYGGKTAWSEPLLIDVTARSPNKYAKDTFNVQQYGAKGDGINNETAAFRAALDAAEKHGGGTVYVPRGRYILTGELILSPHTLLKGQSQEQTQLVWSALNWDMGELPANLISGTHDFAIKDLNIWATRAWGLIQTTGPVNEMGNVTLENLVIRQTPQMGGQLYALKANRDSVELELNSKWNKTGIILRGQNIKVRNCDFNSTGMYTFAAVSGFIQHTKFQKVTTGVNQPYMAIHPKGLIFEDCYRQGDGFGYAATIDESRDLYEARNITPYDYTNDREVMTLDGGSGAYAGKISGIRNNTLALPPNAATYQWSANKWVGGGLFILSGKGAGQYRRILRHTLDSITVDLPFLVDPDTSSIISITTVRKNLYYVNNEIFDGGAYQLYGSAQGAVLAGLKMTRCSGIVSRGSFLYHGKQPNWYVDIVDCELREGNYSHWFGTGDRHSGNQSITLIGNGGSGMNIGTLVRRNKLYDFSYIRTSPGVEPGAIADVIIENNNITTAHTAIQIGGAGNSTSNVLIHNNHYSDIEKAVEINPGLQRSTYLVMDEQSYRATAESYPEETLGWFLGAQTYTFNKFPFFDAIRKVDSCNLKYVEAYPGQPLGGGLEGNIDYKMEAAKRVQVLQRLKEAGVTLKAFGVVKCDNEADWRQLFEFGKSMGIQTFTAEPRRQFIPFLSKLCDEYKINMAIHNHAEPSPYWHPDTLLAVLKGQSKRIGACADIGHWVRSGLDPLDCLKKLDGRVLQLHLKDLNEKNNKKAHDVIWGTGVSGISSIINELKRQRFKGMISVEYEYNWFNNVPDIIESVAYFRNLLNSRTASK, encoded by the coding sequence ATGAACACCTATCAAATAATACGGGTGGCCTTGCTCATCCTCACTGGCCCACCCACATTTGCACAGCAGGCCAACCATGCTCCCGATGTTTCACCCCAGGTATTCCATGTCACCACCGCACGCACCCTGCCCGGCGAAGCCGTGCTGGTACGTGGTGAATACCTCGACCAGATAAGTAAAATAGAAGTGAGCCGCCTGCCCGATGACAATGTTCGGAATGCAACACCCGGCTATATTCCATTACCACATGAAGACCAGCCACTCGACCTGAACGGGACCGATAAAAGATCAAAGCCTATTACCAGCAATCCCGTAACGGTCGACAGGTTATTGCAGAATGCACAGTCTGTAAAGTTTATCATCCCGTCCGATTGGCTGCCGGGTGTATACAGTGTACAACTGACAGACAAACAGAACAACAAGACCAGTTTCTATATCAATGTACCCATCGTCAACTGGGTCATTAGCGAAGAAGGACTAAAGGCCATACCGGGCGATTACCTGCGTGTGCAGGGTAAAAACCTCCTGCGCAACAGTGCCGATGCGCAGGTGGTATTGATAGGCGATAACAACACACAGGTGGTCAGAACCAGGATCACCAAAGCATTCGACGATTATTCCGTGAGCGTGAACATTCCTGCCAATGTCCAGCCAGGTAAATACCACTTGTATTACCACAATGGCTACGGAGGTAAGACTGCGTGGAGCGAACCTTTGTTAATTGATGTAACTGCACGTTCTCCCAACAAATATGCAAAAGACACTTTCAACGTTCAGCAATATGGCGCTAAAGGAGATGGCATCAATAATGAGACCGCCGCCTTTCGGGCAGCCCTGGATGCAGCAGAAAAACATGGCGGCGGCACCGTGTATGTGCCACGCGGACGTTATATATTGACCGGGGAACTTATCCTTTCTCCCCATACATTGCTCAAAGGTCAGTCGCAGGAACAGACACAACTCGTATGGAGCGCCCTCAACTGGGATATGGGTGAACTGCCCGCCAACCTGATCAGCGGCACCCACGATTTTGCGATCAAAGACCTGAACATCTGGGCCACCAGGGCCTGGGGACTGATACAGACCACAGGCCCCGTCAACGAAATGGGGAATGTAACATTGGAGAACCTCGTGATCCGGCAGACACCGCAAATGGGGGGACAGCTATATGCACTAAAAGCCAACAGGGATTCCGTAGAACTGGAGCTGAACAGCAAATGGAACAAGACCGGTATCATCCTGCGTGGGCAGAACATCAAAGTACGCAACTGCGATTTCAATTCTACCGGAATGTACACCTTCGCTGCCGTCAGTGGATTTATACAACATACCAAATTTCAAAAGGTCACTACCGGCGTGAACCAACCCTATATGGCCATACACCCCAAAGGATTGATCTTTGAAGATTGCTACAGACAGGGTGATGGCTTTGGTTATGCTGCTACTATTGATGAAAGCCGTGACCTATACGAAGCGCGGAATATTACCCCTTACGATTATACCAATGACCGCGAAGTAATGACCCTCGATGGAGGCAGCGGCGCCTACGCCGGTAAGATCAGCGGCATCAGGAACAACACACTGGCTTTGCCCCCCAACGCTGCAACTTACCAGTGGTCAGCCAATAAATGGGTCGGCGGCGGCCTTTTCATCCTCAGCGGGAAGGGCGCAGGCCAGTACCGCAGGATATTGCGCCATACCCTGGACAGCATAACGGTTGATCTTCCTTTCCTCGTTGATCCCGACACCAGCTCCATCATCAGCATTACCACCGTACGTAAGAACTTATACTACGTTAACAACGAAATATTCGATGGCGGTGCTTATCAATTATATGGTTCAGCCCAGGGTGCTGTGCTGGCCGGATTAAAAATGACCCGTTGCAGCGGTATTGTAAGCCGGGGCTCATTTTTGTACCACGGCAAACAGCCTAACTGGTATGTGGACATTGTAGATTGTGAACTGCGGGAAGGCAATTATTCACATTGGTTCGGCACCGGCGACCGGCACTCCGGCAACCAAAGCATCACCCTCATCGGCAATGGCGGCTCAGGCATGAACATCGGCACGCTCGTCAGAAGAAATAAGTTATATGATTTTAGCTACATTCGCACCTCACCGGGCGTAGAACCGGGCGCCATTGCAGATGTGATCATCGAGAACAACAACATTACCACTGCCCATACAGCCATCCAGATCGGCGGCGCGGGCAACAGCACATCCAATGTGCTCATCCACAACAACCATTACAGTGATATCGAAAAAGCAGTAGAGATCAATCCGGGATTACAACGTTCTACCTACCTGGTCATGGACGAACAAAGCTATAGGGCTACTGCTGAAAGTTACCCGGAAGAAACATTGGGCTGGTTTCTCGGAGCGCAAACTTATACTTTCAATAAATTTCCCTTCTTCGATGCCATCCGTAAAGTAGACAGTTGTAACCTGAAATACGTGGAAGCCTACCCCGGTCAGCCGTTGGGCGGCGGACTGGAAGGCAATATCGATTATAAAATGGAGGCGGCTAAAAGAGTACAGGTTTTACAAAGGCTAAAAGAAGCAGGCGTCACACTGAAAGCATTTGGCGTTGTAAAATGCGACAACGAAGCAGACTGGCGTCAACTATTCGAATTTGGCAAATCCATGGGCATACAGACCTTTACCGCCGAACCCCGCAGGCAGTTCATCCCTTTCCTGTCCAAACTGTGTGATGAGTATAAGATCAACATGGCTATCCACAACCATGCAGAACCATCCCCCTACTGGCACCCCGATACGCTGCTGGCCGTACTGAAAGGTCAGAGCAAACGCATAGGCGCCTGTGCAGATATCGGCCATTGGGTGCGTTCCGGGTTAGATCCCCTGGACTGTCTTAAAAAACTGGATGGCCGCGTGTTACAATTACACCTGAAAGACCTCAATGAGAAAAATAACAAAAAAGCCCATGATGTAATTTGGGGAACGGGCGTATCCGGCATTAGCAGCATCATCAACGAATTGAAAAGGCAAAGGTTCAAAGGAATGATCTCTGTTGAATACGAATACAACTGGTTCAACAATGTGCCCGATATTATAGAGAGTGTAGCTTATTTCAGGAACCTGCTGAACAGTAGGACCGCTTCAAAATAA
- a CDS encoding Gfo/Idh/MocA family protein encodes MTMHKNNKPVNSRRNFIKQTSLAAAGFWIVPRHVLGGKGYIAPSDKLLIASVGVGGKGESDIAMFYKSGKAEIPFLCDVDDARAATTVKAFPKAKYYKDWREMYEKEHKNFDAVSISTPDHTHAVATLAAMQLNKHVYVQKPLTHDIYEARILTQAAKRYKVVTQMGNQGASNDGTRQLKEWFDAGVIGDVHTVYCWTNRPVWPQGIPWPSTKAPIPKELNWDLWLGTAPAKDYIEKLVPFNWRGWWDYGTGALGDMGCHLMEAPFRVLGLTHAKDVQATVGTVYVDAMKEGFFPESCPPSSHVTLTFPKTTKTKGDVVMHWMDGGIQPTRPDELGPDELFGDGRNGTLFIGTKGKMMAGTYSADPRLLPLSRNQEVKVKQTLERVPNGAQGHYAQWVEAAIAGYGKKELSAPFETAGPLTEALLIANLAIRGYNLQVNKADGKAGFPGRYIKYLWDNENMKVTNFDAVNQFVKRQYRSGWELNPG; translated from the coding sequence ATGACCATGCATAAAAACAATAAACCAGTCAACAGCCGTAGAAACTTCATTAAACAGACATCCCTCGCCGCTGCCGGCTTCTGGATCGTTCCCCGCCATGTACTGGGCGGCAAAGGATATATTGCGCCCAGCGACAAATTGCTGATTGCCAGTGTAGGCGTTGGTGGTAAAGGAGAATCCGACATTGCCATGTTCTATAAAAGTGGCAAAGCTGAGATCCCATTTCTTTGTGATGTGGACGATGCCCGCGCAGCAACAACAGTGAAGGCTTTTCCCAAAGCCAAATACTATAAAGACTGGCGGGAAATGTATGAGAAAGAACACAAGAATTTTGATGCCGTATCTATATCGACACCCGATCATACCCACGCAGTGGCCACCCTGGCAGCCATGCAATTGAACAAGCATGTATATGTACAAAAGCCATTGACCCACGATATTTATGAAGCAAGGATATTGACCCAGGCTGCCAAAAGATACAAAGTGGTTACCCAGATGGGCAACCAGGGTGCCTCCAACGATGGTACACGTCAGTTGAAAGAATGGTTTGATGCCGGTGTGATCGGCGATGTGCATACTGTTTACTGCTGGACCAACCGCCCTGTGTGGCCGCAAGGTATTCCCTGGCCCAGTACAAAAGCCCCCATACCGAAAGAACTGAATTGGGATCTTTGGCTCGGTACGGCTCCGGCCAAGGACTATATAGAAAAGCTGGTGCCCTTTAACTGGCGTGGCTGGTGGGATTATGGCACCGGCGCATTGGGCGATATGGGTTGTCACCTGATGGAAGCGCCCTTCAGGGTACTGGGCCTTACCCATGCCAAAGATGTACAAGCTACTGTGGGCACTGTATATGTAGATGCCATGAAAGAAGGCTTCTTCCCCGAAAGCTGTCCCCCATCCAGTCATGTAACGCTGACCTTTCCGAAGACCACAAAAACAAAAGGCGATGTAGTGATGCATTGGATGGACGGCGGTATTCAACCTACACGCCCGGATGAATTAGGACCTGATGAACTGTTTGGTGATGGCAGGAATGGAACACTTTTCATTGGCACGAAAGGAAAGATGATGGCCGGAACCTACAGCGCAGATCCGCGCCTGCTTCCGCTCAGCCGCAACCAGGAAGTAAAGGTAAAGCAAACCCTTGAACGCGTTCCCAATGGAGCCCAGGGCCATTATGCGCAATGGGTGGAAGCCGCTATTGCAGGTTATGGCAAAAAGGAACTTAGCGCTCCTTTTGAGACCGCAGGCCCCTTGACAGAGGCCCTGCTGATCGCCAACCTGGCCATACGTGGATATAACTTACAGGTGAACAAAGCAGATGGTAAAGCCGGTTTCCCGGGGAGATATATCAAGTACCTATGGGATAATGAAAATATGAAAGTAACTAATTTTGATGCCGTTAACCAATTTGTGAAAAGGCAATACCGCAGTGGCTGGGAGCTGAACCCCGGTTGA
- a CDS encoding FecR family protein, which translates to MEINREHIRHLLFEKIGGTISEADNELVDDAIRNDSEIAALWQEIQNEFDPPHNTFLAQINEDEDWKKVKARLQPRKGGNARLIRLRLLQAAAVVLCISIAGIFYLSSRSTNKQPGQQAAAIPSLSPASKSPELKLADGSVVNLSETGKKVNAKGIKLSLGNKQLSYATGNDKDIRWASLQVPAKLDYQLLLPDGSKVWLNASSSLRFPYAFYGNTREVYLEGEGYFEVAKNAARPFIVHAGKTDVKVLGTSFNINTYETNKTITSLVEGSVLTTAGSDSLKLMPGRQAIYSNTAFSTSPFEATNVLSWMQGISYFNNTKLSDISAIIARWYDVKVVIEDQATLNQTFSGAINKHKPIQVFLTNIAISSGIQSRIDEKGTIYLK; encoded by the coding sequence ATGGAGATAAACAGAGAACATATCAGGCATTTATTATTCGAGAAGATAGGGGGAACGATCAGTGAGGCAGATAACGAACTGGTGGATGATGCGATCAGGAATGACAGCGAAATAGCAGCCCTGTGGCAGGAAATACAAAACGAATTTGATCCTCCCCATAATACCTTTCTTGCACAGATAAACGAAGACGAGGACTGGAAAAAGGTGAAAGCAAGGTTGCAGCCACGAAAAGGCGGTAACGCCCGCCTTATCCGGCTAAGGCTATTACAGGCCGCAGCCGTAGTATTATGTATCAGCATCGCTGGCATATTTTATCTTTCATCCCGCTCCACCAACAAACAACCCGGGCAGCAGGCTGCCGCTATACCTTCCCTGTCGCCCGCATCAAAGTCGCCCGAACTAAAACTGGCAGATGGATCAGTCGTAAACCTGTCGGAAACTGGCAAAAAAGTGAATGCAAAAGGCATCAAACTCTCATTGGGCAATAAACAGCTCTCCTATGCCACCGGCAACGACAAGGATATCCGCTGGGCCAGTTTACAGGTACCCGCAAAACTGGACTACCAGTTATTATTGCCCGATGGCAGCAAGGTTTGGCTAAATGCATCCTCCTCACTGCGGTTCCCCTATGCTTTTTATGGCAACACCCGCGAAGTGTACCTCGAAGGCGAAGGATATTTTGAAGTAGCTAAAAATGCGGCCAGGCCTTTTATTGTACATGCCGGTAAAACCGATGTAAAGGTGTTGGGCACCTCCTTCAACATCAATACCTATGAAACCAACAAGACCATTACGTCCCTGGTGGAAGGTTCTGTGCTGACTACCGCAGGCAGCGATTCCCTGAAATTAATGCCTGGCCGCCAGGCCATATACTCCAACACTGCTTTTTCCACAAGCCCTTTTGAGGCAACGAATGTACTGTCCTGGATGCAGGGCATCAGCTATTTTAACAACACAAAGCTCAGTGATATCAGCGCCATCATAGCCCGTTGGTATGATGTGAAAGTAGTGATAGAAGACCAGGCCACCCTGAACCAGACTTTCTCCGGCGCAATTAATAAGCACAAACCCATACAGGTTTTCCTGACTAATATTGCTATTTCCTCAGGCATACAGTCACGCATCGACGAAAAAGGCACTATTTATTTAAAGTAA
- a CDS encoding sigma-70 family RNA polymerase sigma factor, with product MIKDADTLFLEQLRKGDIEAFEQLFRIYYKPLVAEAYFLLKEEMEAQDQVQLLFIEMWDKKLYKNLNTSVKSYLHKAIHNKCLNLIEKKKTKANRFNAYARTLQDKINDNVLEINETSRKVNTLLNELPAQRLKAVSLVYLEDKKYQEAAEEMGITINSVKTHLKLSLKTLREKLRDL from the coding sequence ATGATTAAAGACGCCGACACACTTTTCCTGGAACAACTCAGGAAAGGCGATATAGAAGCCTTTGAACAATTGTTCAGGATCTATTACAAGCCCCTGGTGGCCGAAGCCTACTTCCTGCTCAAAGAAGAAATGGAGGCCCAGGACCAGGTGCAGTTACTCTTTATTGAAATGTGGGACAAAAAGCTGTACAAAAACCTGAACACATCAGTAAAATCATATCTCCACAAGGCCATTCACAATAAGTGTCTCAACCTCATTGAAAAGAAAAAGACCAAAGCAAACAGGTTTAACGCCTACGCCCGTACGCTACAGGACAAGATCAACGACAATGTCCTGGAGATCAACGAAACCTCCCGCAAAGTAAATACCCTGCTCAACGAACTGCCGGCGCAACGTTTAAAAGCGGTTAGCCTGGTATACCTCGAGGATAAGAAATACCAGGAAGCTGCAGAAGAAATGGGCATTACAATCAATTCGGTAAAAACACACCTCAAACTTTCATTAAAAACGCTGCGGGAGAAATTGCGTGACCTGTAA
- a CDS encoding beta-L-arabinofuranosidase domain-containing protein, protein MNRLLFFILSLHCLQATAQQGSRTAKNAGRFTETAINAVSPRGWLQEFLQRQRTGLTGHPEVMSYPYNTVLWAGDIRREDEQHGANWWRYEQTAYYSDGLLRLGYLLNDDKMIRKARAGIAYTLSHVQPNGRLGPTTFTSQWPVAVYFRVLQAEYLVTGNEKIIDALHKHYLSYTPEELGNFKRNIVNIEGALWTYHQTGDPALLELAEKAWALGGFELNKQRILGNDKDSLHGVTYMEMAKLPVILYACSGKKEYLDLALRAMQKLHRDHLLPDGVPSSNEFLAGKDPLQSHETCDITDYTWTLGYFLMTTGDASWADRIERAVFNAGPGAVSKDFKNLQYFSSVNQVIATGNSNHNRFAHGSTWMAYWPCHETECCAGNVHRFMPNYAARMWMKDNRGGIVAALYGPSTYRYNTNCTVTESTDYPFGEEISFVFNMRSSEKINFSFRIPGWCANPALTINNKTYTGPLTPGPFVTLTRNFTNGDKITVHLPMKAALQHWQENGAFVEAGPLLFTYPVPEKVTIDKAAYPNLGNKRSTDPAFPALDIQPAGNWNYALNTVQKDLRLIKKKTKGYPFDPSFVPMKIQVQAHMLGTWKLEEGRYTPPLPAAGAPASSVKDTTLTLVPYGSTRLRLTVFPILQQQQPSTDTAIVWQKENFGANAGGTFTYTGNTMRITTQNTRHGFFQSDAYSFAWKEQPFPYDDCSRLTVTVKVDSVSAGSAGIMMRANKELGAANVHLETSATGDVYLFYRRRDNEPTAYVHMATCSFPVELKLLRQGDFYTAYYKNTKGDWVKGATAMAETGASMLTGLYACSGTLVNEYTRSSFRDWTFHYQENYTPAEQSYTDAMPVKPGTILRDNFNDGSLSNLPETPTNPVWKGIRFAQLPYGKKPERYWRKTGDGQFSFGNKKWADYEVSLDLAFDSASMATSDFTIRLRNQEIAIYNNMARYYAVTLRGGNKLAFEKYGAGGQLFYRNVQLPNYFNGRFHNLKVRLLDTRYEIYYDNKLIIEGNDTLSPLTFGNVSIKFTDAAMKIDNLEVLKIDDPINGEADNFLQDYYNVPLPAYLKKYGL, encoded by the coding sequence ATGAACAGGCTATTGTTTTTCATCCTGTCACTGCATTGCCTGCAGGCAACAGCACAACAGGGATCCCGTACCGCAAAAAATGCAGGCCGCTTTACAGAAACGGCGATCAATGCGGTTTCACCACGAGGCTGGCTACAAGAGTTCCTGCAAAGGCAAAGAACAGGCCTGACAGGACATCCGGAAGTCATGTCCTATCCCTACAACACCGTCCTCTGGGCTGGCGATATCCGGCGGGAGGATGAACAGCATGGCGCCAACTGGTGGCGCTATGAACAAACCGCTTATTACTCCGATGGATTATTGCGGCTCGGCTATTTACTGAACGATGATAAAATGATCCGTAAAGCACGGGCCGGCATCGCTTACACATTAAGCCATGTGCAGCCCAATGGCCGCCTGGGTCCTACCACATTCACCAGCCAGTGGCCCGTAGCCGTTTACTTCAGGGTGTTGCAGGCAGAGTACCTGGTCACAGGAAATGAAAAGATCATCGATGCCTTGCACAAACATTACCTTAGTTACACACCCGAAGAATTAGGCAACTTCAAAAGGAACATTGTAAACATAGAAGGTGCGCTCTGGACCTACCATCAAACCGGCGACCCTGCATTGCTGGAACTGGCAGAAAAAGCCTGGGCACTGGGCGGCTTTGAACTGAATAAACAAAGAATACTCGGCAACGATAAAGATTCCCTGCACGGCGTCACCTATATGGAAATGGCCAAGCTGCCTGTCATACTCTATGCCTGCAGCGGCAAAAAAGAATACCTGGACCTGGCCTTGCGCGCTATGCAGAAGTTGCACCGCGATCACCTGCTGCCGGACGGCGTACCCAGCTCCAATGAATTCCTCGCAGGCAAAGATCCTTTGCAAAGCCATGAGACCTGCGATATCACCGATTACACCTGGACATTGGGTTACTTCCTGATGACCACCGGTGACGCATCCTGGGCCGACCGTATTGAAAGGGCCGTCTTCAATGCAGGCCCCGGCGCCGTGTCGAAAGACTTTAAGAACCTGCAATACTTCTCCAGCGTAAATCAGGTAATTGCCACCGGCAATTCCAACCACAACCGCTTTGCCCATGGCTCCACCTGGATGGCCTACTGGCCCTGCCATGAAACAGAATGCTGTGCAGGCAATGTACACCGCTTCATGCCCAACTACGCAGCCCGTATGTGGATGAAAGATAACAGGGGCGGTATTGTAGCCGCCTTGTACGGCCCTTCTACTTACCGGTACAACACCAATTGCACAGTTACGGAATCAACAGACTACCCCTTCGGTGAAGAGATCAGTTTTGTATTCAATATGCGTAGCAGTGAAAAGATCAACTTCAGCTTTCGTATTCCCGGCTGGTGCGCTAATCCTGCCCTGACCATTAATAATAAAACGTATACCGGCCCGCTCACACCCGGCCCCTTTGTTACCCTTACACGAAACTTTACCAACGGCGACAAGATAACAGTGCACCTGCCCATGAAAGCTGCCCTGCAACACTGGCAGGAAAATGGGGCATTTGTGGAAGCGGGACCGCTGTTGTTCACTTACCCCGTACCCGAAAAAGTAACCATTGATAAAGCGGCTTATCCCAACCTGGGCAATAAAAGATCGACAGATCCCGCCTTTCCGGCCCTTGATATACAACCGGCCGGCAACTGGAACTATGCCTTGAACACCGTACAGAAAGACCTGCGGTTGATTAAAAAGAAGACGAAAGGTTATCCGTTCGATCCATCCTTCGTACCAATGAAAATACAGGTGCAGGCACACATGCTCGGCACCTGGAAACTGGAAGAAGGTCGCTACACGCCGCCGCTACCAGCAGCAGGAGCGCCTGCATCCTCCGTCAAAGACACAACCCTTACCCTCGTTCCCTATGGCAGCACCCGCCTTCGATTAACCGTATTCCCTATACTGCAACAGCAGCAGCCATCAACAGATACAGCCATCGTATGGCAAAAGGAAAACTTTGGTGCCAATGCCGGTGGCACTTTTACTTATACTGGCAACACCATGCGGATCACTACACAGAACACCCGTCATGGCTTCTTTCAATCCGACGCCTATAGCTTTGCCTGGAAAGAGCAACCCTTTCCTTATGATGATTGTTCCCGGTTGACAGTAACAGTTAAAGTGGACAGCGTATCCGCCGGTTCCGCAGGTATTATGATGCGTGCCAATAAAGAGCTGGGCGCCGCCAATGTACACCTGGAAACCAGCGCTACCGGTGATGTTTATTTGTTTTACCGCCGGAGAGACAATGAGCCTACTGCTTATGTGCACATGGCTACCTGTTCCTTTCCCGTTGAACTGAAGTTATTGCGCCAGGGTGATTTCTATACTGCTTACTATAAAAACACGAAGGGCGACTGGGTGAAAGGCGCAACCGCCATGGCAGAAACAGGCGCCTCCATGCTGACCGGTCTGTATGCCTGTTCCGGAACCCTGGTAAACGAATATACCCGCTCGTCCTTCCGCGACTGGACCTTTCACTACCAGGAAAACTACACACCCGCAGAACAGTCTTACACCGATGCCATGCCCGTAAAGCCCGGCACCATCTTACGCGATAATTTCAATGATGGCAGTTTATCCAATCTTCCGGAAACGCCCACCAACCCCGTGTGGAAAGGCATCAGGTTCGCACAACTACCCTATGGCAAAAAGCCCGAACGGTACTGGCGCAAGACGGGTGATGGACAATTCAGCTTCGGTAATAAAAAATGGGCAGACTATGAGGTCAGCCTCGACCTGGCTTTCGACAGCGCCAGCATGGCCACCAGCGACTTTACCATACGGCTACGGAACCAGGAGATCGCCATCTACAACAATATGGCCAGGTATTATGCAGTAACCCTGCGGGGAGGTAATAAATTAGCTTTTGAGAAGTATGGCGCAGGAGGACAGTTGTTCTACAGGAACGTTCAGCTGCCCAATTATTTCAATGGCCGGTTTCACAACCTGAAAGTCCGCTTGCTCGACACCCGCTATGAAATATACTACGACAACAAACTGATCATAGAAGGAAATGATACCCTTTCTCCCCTCACTTTTGGCAATGTATCTATTAAATTTACAGATGCCGCCATGAAGATCGACAACCTCGAAGTGCTGAAAATAGATGACCCCATCAATGGCGAAGCAGACAATTTCCTGCAGGATTATTATAATGTGCCATTGCCCGCTTACCTGAAAAAATACGGACTATGA